In Deltaproteobacteria bacterium, a genomic segment contains:
- a CDS encoding helix-turn-helix transcriptional regulator, giving the protein MLATPLQPEAKPSRRERSGERRARILEAARACFGEAGFAGATVPAIAARAGVSNGLLYQFFRGKEHLFEVVVQEIIADWVRAMAPANDARESAGETLAGMFRRSVAFCRSHPLLPALIREDGALQLDRVRAVGRDRVGAHRESLARVLERGVASGEFKRDLDIASVADVIGQLQSHYSARAYMRDSAYPDSPELIEATIRLVLDAVHA; this is encoded by the coding sequence ATGCTCGCCACCCCCCTTCAGCCCGAAGCGAAGCCATCGCGCCGCGAAAGGAGCGGCGAGCGGCGCGCGCGGATTCTCGAGGCGGCGCGGGCGTGCTTCGGCGAGGCGGGCTTCGCGGGCGCCACGGTGCCTGCGATCGCGGCCCGCGCCGGCGTCTCGAACGGGCTGCTCTACCAGTTCTTCCGCGGCAAAGAGCACCTGTTCGAAGTCGTGGTGCAGGAGATCATCGCGGACTGGGTGCGGGCGATGGCGCCCGCGAACGACGCGCGCGAGTCCGCCGGCGAGACGCTTGCGGGCATGTTCCGCCGCTCGGTCGCATTCTGCCGGAGCCACCCGCTGCTGCCTGCGCTGATCCGCGAAGACGGCGCGCTTCAGCTCGATCGGGTCCGCGCGGTCGGTCGCGACCGCGTCGGCGCGCACCGCGAGTCACTCGCGCGCGTGCTCGAGCGCGGCGTCGCGAGCGGCGAGTTCAAGCGCGATCTCGACATCGCCTCGGTCGCGGACGTGATCGGCCAGCTGCAGTCGCACTACTCGGCGCGCGCCTACATGCGCGACTCGGCCTACCCGGATTCGCCCGAGCTGATCGAAGCCACGATCCGGCTCGTGCTCGACGCGGTGCACGCATGA
- a CDS encoding undecaprenyl-diphosphate phosphatase: MDLLIAALLGIVQGISEFLPISSDGHLVISETLLGVGEEGGLSFVIAVHLGSLVALLVFYRARVVGLVRGFFLRDTDALAHIAKLALGTLPAVIVGLTLKDRVEEAFRTPWLAGAGLLLTGTFLITTKRTQPRASALAPTYLQALAIGCAQALAILPGVSRSGSTIALSLALGIAPLAAAEFSFLLGIIAIVGAAVLDLPDLLAAGATAAAAPMLLGAAAAALSGLAALALFVRLLASQRFHAFAYYCWAVGAAFLAYCLAP, from the coding sequence ATGGACCTGCTCATCGCCGCGCTGCTTGGGATCGTGCAAGGCATCAGCGAGTTCTTGCCGATTTCGAGCGATGGGCATCTCGTGATCAGCGAGACGCTGCTCGGCGTGGGCGAGGAGGGCGGGCTCTCGTTCGTGATCGCCGTGCACCTCGGCTCGCTCGTGGCGCTGCTCGTGTTCTATCGCGCGCGCGTGGTTGGCCTCGTGCGCGGCTTCTTCCTGCGCGACACGGACGCGCTCGCGCACATCGCGAAGCTCGCGCTCGGCACGCTGCCGGCGGTGATCGTGGGCCTCACGCTGAAGGACCGCGTCGAGGAGGCGTTCCGCACGCCGTGGCTCGCCGGCGCCGGGCTGCTGCTGACGGGCACGTTCTTGATCACGACGAAGCGCACGCAGCCGCGCGCGAGCGCGCTGGCGCCGACGTACCTGCAGGCGCTCGCGATCGGCTGCGCGCAGGCGCTCGCGATTCTCCCCGGCGTCTCGCGCAGCGGCAGCACGATCGCGCTGTCGCTCGCGCTCGGCATCGCGCCGCTCGCGGCAGCCGAGTTCAGCTTCCTGCTCGGCATCATCGCGATCGTCGGCGCCGCGGTGCTCGATCTGCCGGACTTGCTGGCAGCCGGCGCCACCGCCGCCGCCGCGCCGATGCTGCTCGGCGCGGCCGCCGCCGCGCTCTCGGGCCTCGCCGCGCTCGCGCTGTTCGTGCGCCTGCTCGCGAGCCAGCGCTTCCACGCCTTCGCCTACTACTGCTGGGCAGTGGGCGCGGCGTTCTTGGCTTACTGCCTCGCGCCCTAG
- a CDS encoding 3'(2'),5'-bisphosphate nucleotidase, producing MAGRYESELCSALEAVRGAARVCRAVQERLITRDTLEKRDKSPVTVADFASQAIVCRHLEGAFPADAVVGEEGSAELRTPENAALLASVVGAVAGEAGSAPDASRVLGWIDRGGADAKAARYWTLDPIDGTKGFLRREQYAVALGLIEGGEVVAGVLGCPNLEDGAGGTGVLFAAVRGQGTRVFPLWRGGEADGRGVRAPAIASSAGARLCESVEAEHSDQSESAKIAAKLGITAPPLRMDSQCKYGAIARGDASIYLRMPTRADYREKIWDHAAGKLVVEEAGGVVTDVAGKALDFRHGRTLAQNTGVVATVGDIHERVIAVIREVRGR from the coding sequence ATGGCGGGGCGGTACGAGTCGGAGCTGTGCTCGGCGCTGGAGGCGGTGCGAGGCGCTGCCCGCGTTTGCCGCGCGGTGCAGGAGCGGCTGATCACGCGCGACACGCTCGAGAAGCGCGACAAGAGCCCCGTCACGGTCGCGGACTTCGCTTCGCAGGCGATCGTGTGCCGGCACCTCGAGGGCGCGTTTCCGGCCGACGCGGTCGTCGGCGAAGAGGGCAGCGCGGAGCTCCGCACGCCCGAGAACGCCGCGCTGCTCGCGTCGGTGGTCGGCGCGGTGGCCGGCGAAGCGGGCAGCGCGCCCGATGCGTCGCGCGTGCTGGGCTGGATCGATCGCGGCGGCGCGGATGCGAAGGCGGCGCGCTACTGGACGCTCGACCCGATCGACGGCACGAAGGGCTTCCTGCGCCGCGAGCAGTACGCCGTGGCGCTCGGCTTGATCGAGGGCGGCGAAGTCGTCGCGGGCGTGCTCGGCTGCCCGAATCTCGAGGACGGCGCGGGCGGCACCGGCGTGCTGTTCGCCGCAGTCCGCGGCCAAGGCACGCGCGTGTTTCCGCTCTGGCGCGGCGGCGAAGCGGACGGCCGCGGCGTGCGCGCGCCCGCGATCGCGAGCAGCGCAGGGGCGCGCTTGTGCGAGTCGGTCGAGGCGGAGCACAGCGACCAGAGCGAGTCCGCGAAGATCGCGGCGAAGCTCGGCATCACGGCGCCTCCGCTGCGCATGGACAGCCAGTGCAAGTACGGGGCGATCGCACGCGGCGACGCCTCGATCTATCTCCGCATGCCCACCCGCGCCGACTACCGCGAGAAGATCTGGGATCACGCCGCCGGCAAGCTCGTGGTCGAAGAGGCCGGCGGAGTTGTTACGGACGTCGCGGGCAAAGCCCTCGACTTCCGCCACGGCCGCACGCTCGCGCAGAACACCGGCGTGGTCGCGACCGTCGGCGACATCCACGAGCGCGTGATCGCCGTGATTCGCGAGGTGCGGGGCAGGTGA
- a CDS encoding sigma-70 family RNA polymerase sigma factor, with amino-acid sequence MKLEDQTQTPIDADLPGEGRPRLGGGLTVEELDVVRDRRPLESYFQEIGGTRTLKREEEVVLAKELEASTAALRNSLYAIPYCARYVVDRWDGLRALSHTGAKLSESSGDEETSEIAARVERAIGRLRKEVKKRESLFASSRTPQNELAKQDMRVARELHGAQLSLAMLTELREQSRLLARELRRARPKSKRLEELEEKAGLPRERVSEIHETVERSQERMTAVKNRFIEHNLKLVVAIAKDYRNLGLSFPDLIQEGNLGLIRAVEKFDHRRGFKFSTYAVWWIRQALVRAIQNHSRTIRLPSHVHDRLQRSQRVKAELTGKLGREPTPAELAPALGVDADSLEALDRLSREAISLESGVAGTEKRLEDFVSDVTVSAPDDGIDDDRMRRGVGHLIGGLTEREQLILRLRYGLVGEEEHTLEQIGQSLGLSRERVRQLEARALKKLRDTMPAQSLYPILEP; translated from the coding sequence GTGAAGCTGGAAGACCAGACGCAAACTCCGATCGATGCGGATCTGCCCGGTGAGGGCCGGCCCCGGCTCGGTGGTGGGCTGACCGTCGAAGAGCTCGATGTCGTCCGCGACCGACGGCCCCTCGAGTCGTACTTCCAAGAGATCGGCGGCACGCGCACGCTGAAGCGCGAAGAGGAAGTCGTGCTCGCCAAGGAGCTCGAGGCCTCGACCGCAGCGCTACGCAACTCGCTCTACGCGATTCCGTACTGCGCGCGCTACGTCGTCGACCGCTGGGATGGCCTGCGCGCGCTCTCGCACACGGGCGCGAAGCTGAGCGAGAGCTCCGGCGACGAGGAGACGAGCGAGATTGCGGCGCGCGTCGAGCGCGCGATCGGGCGGCTGCGCAAGGAGGTGAAGAAGCGCGAGTCGCTGTTCGCCTCGTCGCGCACCCCGCAGAACGAGCTGGCGAAGCAGGACATGCGCGTGGCGCGCGAGCTGCACGGCGCGCAGCTGTCGCTCGCGATGCTGACCGAGCTGCGCGAGCAGAGCCGCCTCCTCGCGCGCGAGCTGCGCCGCGCGCGGCCGAAGTCGAAGCGCCTCGAAGAGCTCGAGGAGAAGGCGGGGCTGCCGCGCGAGCGCGTGTCCGAAATCCACGAGACGGTCGAGCGCTCGCAGGAGCGCATGACGGCGGTGAAGAACCGCTTCATCGAGCACAACCTGAAGCTCGTCGTCGCGATCGCGAAGGACTACCGAAACCTCGGCCTCTCGTTCCCGGACCTGATTCAGGAAGGAAACCTCGGCCTGATCCGCGCGGTCGAGAAGTTCGACCATCGCCGCGGCTTCAAGTTCTCGACCTACGCCGTGTGGTGGATCCGCCAGGCCCTCGTGCGCGCGATCCAGAACCACTCGCGCACGATCCGGCTGCCCTCGCACGTGCACGACCGGCTGCAGCGCAGCCAGCGCGTGAAGGCGGAGCTCACGGGCAAGCTGGGCCGCGAGCCCACCCCGGCCGAGCTCGCACCGGCGCTCGGCGTCGACGCGGACTCGCTCGAGGCGCTCGATCGCCTCTCGCGTGAAGCGATCTCGCTCGAGTCCGGCGTTGCGGGAACGGAGAAGCGGCTCGAGGACTTCGTCTCGGACGTCACCGTAAGCGCACCCGACGACGGCATCGACGACGACCGCATGCGCCGCGGCGTCGGCCACCTGATCGGTGGCCTCACCGAGCGCGAGCAGCTGATCCTGCGGCTGCGCTACGGCCTGGTCGGCGAAGAGGAGCACACGCTCGAGCAGATCGGGCAGTCGCTCGGCCTCTCGCGCGAACGCGTGCGTCAGCTCGAAGCGCGCGCGCTGAAGAAGCTGCGCGACACGATGCCGGCGCAAAGCCTCTACCCGATCCTCGAGCCTTAA